A region from the Methanobacterium sp. genome encodes:
- a CDS encoding peptidase M4: MIKRKALILACIVLIACVAVTGYQFKDNNQLLELKNSLQNPTNSDVNDSSKAANQEQQNNLQENDDDQNTEYKSSKNSIKDSNSQSIAEKYIEEPGAVAGKPKRIKIGGKQTDVVPVLSKGKQVGEIHIDPETGENVGGAGGAP, encoded by the coding sequence ATGATTAAAAGGAAAGCATTAATTTTAGCATGTATTGTGCTTATTGCATGTGTTGCTGTAACTGGTTATCAATTTAAAGACAATAATCAACTACTCGAACTAAAAAATTCTTTACAAAATCCCACTAATTCAGATGTTAATGACTCCAGTAAAGCTGCAAATCAAGAACAGCAAAATAATTTACAGGAAAACGATGATGATCAAAATACAGAATATAAAAGTTCTAAAAATAGTATAAAGGATTCTAATTCTCAATCAATTGCAGAAAAATATATAGAAGAACCTGGAGCAGTAGCAGGAAAGCCAAAAAGGATTAAAATTGGTGGAAAGCAAACTGACGTTGTTCCAGTTTTATCCAAAGGCAAACAGGTGGGTGAAATACACATAGATCCTGAAACAGGTGAAAATGTTGGTGGTGCTGGAGGAGCACCTTAA
- a CDS encoding DUF3194 domain-containing protein codes for MIELTDEEVDKISEIVISSAESFIFSKVSKKEVIDIDISVELYYDEGLDIDVSIDVIFDDLSSADASIIDDAVDYAVEAVEKFLAEL; via the coding sequence TTGATAGAATTAACTGATGAAGAAGTGGACAAAATCTCGGAAATTGTTATATCTTCTGCAGAAAGTTTTATTTTTTCTAAAGTTTCAAAAAAAGAAGTTATTGATATAGATATCAGTGTAGAGCTTTACTATGATGAAGGTCTGGATATAGATGTATCTATTGATGTAATATTCGATGATCTTTCATCTGCAGATGCAAGTATCATTGACGATGCAGTTGACTATGCAGTAGAAGCAGTTGAAAAATTTTTAGCTGAACTTTAA
- a CDS encoding DEAD/DEAH box helicase, producing MIEKTIKILNSRKWYKNRLAHIELLKPQKPIYGDTKAILPQYIKNYLQKNNIKLYKHQCDAIDHLRSGKNITITTPTASGKTLAFNIPVFEKLIQNNKASALYIYPAKALANDQLKSMKELEKYCGTKLNPAVYDGDTSKEQKRKIRKESRIIITNPYELHNVLPWHHQWENFLSNLKFVVIDEAHQYRGVFGSNVAFLIRRFLRICNYYGSNPQFVLSTATLANPIEFSEKLTGLKFELISQDGSPKGKKHFIFYNPYFDGAGKTTTHVESQNLFQLFILNNLQTLCFTTSRKMAELIARRSKKEISQIDDALAEKISAYRAGYLAKDRRKIENRLKNGEMRGVTATNALELGIDIGSLDAVVISGYPGTIMSTWQQAGRAGRGTDDSIVTFVAFQNPLDQYFMKHPAVFFDKPHEHAIIDLTNPHIIEGHLMCAAKEMPVNPKLIKIDFESSLDDHIKSLASKKLIEKSSDTWVYSGTDYPPFKVNLGSISSEIFKVYNKGKLLETMDKRQAYTEAHQGAVLINQGETYVVYDFNLVTNTIKVAKKDLDSHTSVQKDIEIKIIKEINQKVIGDLKISFGELKVSESYPKYKVIDKSQVVSVRNLNLPPIQFKTKGLWITLPQSIKDGLKCALSGENVFEGGIHGLEHAMISIIPFHVMCDRFDIGGVSTPNHKDTKMATIFIYDGFEGGVGLTEKAYELIEETVQMTYELVRDCTCDEGCPACIYSPKCGNDNKPLNKEGTIFIIEQLLDLMGIER from the coding sequence ATGATAGAAAAAACTATAAAAATATTGAATTCAAGAAAATGGTATAAAAACCGGCTGGCACATATAGAGCTCTTAAAACCTCAAAAACCAATATATGGAGATACTAAAGCTATTTTACCCCAATATATAAAGAACTACTTGCAAAAGAACAATATCAAACTTTATAAACACCAGTGTGATGCAATTGATCATCTAAGAAGTGGAAAAAATATAACCATAACCACTCCCACTGCCTCAGGTAAAACCCTCGCTTTCAATATTCCGGTTTTCGAAAAGTTAATCCAAAATAATAAAGCTTCAGCCCTGTACATTTACCCTGCAAAGGCCCTTGCAAATGACCAGCTTAAGTCAATGAAAGAACTTGAAAAATACTGTGGAACTAAACTGAATCCCGCAGTATATGATGGAGATACCTCCAAAGAACAAAAAAGAAAAATAAGAAAAGAATCAAGGATAATTATAACCAATCCCTATGAACTGCACAATGTATTACCATGGCATCATCAGTGGGAAAATTTCTTAAGCAACCTTAAATTTGTTGTTATAGACGAAGCACATCAGTATAGAGGAGTTTTCGGTTCCAATGTAGCTTTTTTAATAAGAAGATTCCTGAGAATCTGCAATTATTATGGTTCCAATCCTCAATTTGTTCTGTCAACCGCCACACTTGCAAACCCCATTGAGTTTAGTGAAAAATTAACAGGTCTCAAATTTGAGTTAATATCCCAAGATGGCTCTCCAAAAGGAAAAAAACATTTTATATTTTATAATCCATATTTTGACGGTGCAGGAAAAACTACCACCCATGTAGAATCCCAGAATTTATTCCAATTATTCATACTTAACAATTTACAAACTCTCTGCTTTACAACCTCGCGAAAAATGGCTGAATTAATTGCCAGGCGTTCCAAAAAGGAAATTTCTCAAATAGATGATGCACTGGCTGAAAAGATCTCGGCCTATAGGGCTGGCTATCTGGCAAAAGATAGGCGTAAAATAGAAAATCGACTTAAAAATGGTGAAATGCGAGGAGTAACCGCTACAAATGCCCTGGAACTGGGCATTGACATTGGATCACTTGATGCTGTTGTAATTTCAGGTTATCCAGGGACCATAATGTCCACTTGGCAGCAGGCAGGTAGGGCAGGTCGGGGAACTGATGATTCAATTGTAACTTTTGTAGCCTTTCAAAATCCCTTGGACCAGTATTTTATGAAACATCCCGCAGTATTTTTTGATAAACCCCATGAACATGCAATTATTGATCTAACAAATCCCCATATTATTGAAGGACATTTAATGTGTGCTGCAAAGGAAATGCCAGTAAACCCTAAGTTGATTAAAATTGACTTTGAATCCTCACTCGATGATCATATTAAATCACTGGCATCCAAAAAGTTAATTGAAAAATCATCAGACACATGGGTCTATTCAGGTACAGATTATCCTCCATTTAAAGTTAATTTAGGCAGTATTTCTTCTGAAATTTTTAAGGTATATAACAAGGGAAAACTTCTTGAAACAATGGATAAAAGACAGGCATATACCGAAGCGCATCAGGGAGCTGTGCTTATTAATCAGGGCGAAACTTACGTCGTGTATGACTTTAATTTAGTCACCAATACCATTAAAGTAGCTAAAAAAGATCTGGATAGCCATACCAGTGTCCAGAAGGATATTGAAATTAAAATAATTAAAGAAATTAACCAGAAAGTGATAGGAGACCTGAAAATATCATTTGGAGAGCTTAAGGTAAGTGAATCTTATCCCAAATATAAGGTAATTGATAAAAGTCAGGTGGTAAGCGTTAGAAATCTTAATTTACCCCCAATACAGTTTAAAACCAAAGGACTATGGATTACTTTGCCCCAGAGCATTAAAGACGGGCTTAAATGTGCTTTATCAGGAGAAAACGTATTTGAGGGTGGTATTCATGGCCTTGAGCATGCTATGATATCCATAATTCCATTCCATGTTATGTGTGATAGATTTGATATTGGGGGTGTTTCTACACCAAACCATAAAGATACTAAAATGGCAACAATTTTCATTTATGATGGATTTGAAGGTGGCGTTGGATTAACTGAAAAAGCATATGAATTAATTGAAGAAACAGTTCAGATGACCTACGAGCTTGTTAGAGATTGTACATGCGATGAGGGCTGTCCAGCATGCATATATTCACCAAAATGCGGTAATGACAATAAACCACTGAATAAGGAAGGTACTATCTTTATAATAGAACAATTGCTTGATTTAATGGGAATAGAAAGGTAA
- a CDS encoding HisA/HisF family protein codes for MIIPVLDIMSGMAVSGKSGKRETYIPLKTIFHPSSNPYKIANALKDAGAKRIYIADLDAIENRKPNYDIIKKINQKLPVMLDSGVNTVNKSEEALEIAEKVIIATETLQSVDDLIDILDSNNKDRFIISIDIKDNEIFSKHLDMNIEDIVKKMSKINPPEIILLDISRVGTEKGVNHAIIKKFLKLDSSLIIGGGITSKDIEELEKLGLNKFLVGTALHANKLSI; via the coding sequence ATGATTATACCAGTTTTAGATATAATGAGTGGAATGGCGGTTTCTGGAAAGTCAGGTAAAAGAGAAACCTACATACCCCTTAAAACTATATTTCATCCTTCTTCTAACCCATATAAAATTGCAAATGCCCTTAAAGATGCGGGTGCAAAAAGGATCTATATAGCAGATCTTGATGCAATAGAAAATAGAAAACCAAATTACGATATAATAAAAAAGATAAACCAGAAATTACCCGTGATGCTGGATTCAGGTGTAAATACTGTTAATAAATCTGAAGAGGCTCTTGAAATAGCAGAAAAAGTAATTATTGCAACTGAAACATTGCAAAGTGTAGATGACCTTATTGACATATTGGATAGCAATAACAAAGACAGATTTATAATAAGTATTGATATTAAAGATAATGAAATCTTCAGTAAGCATCTGGATATGAATATTGAAGATATTGTTAAAAAAATGAGTAAAATAAATCCTCCTGAAATCATATTACTCGATATTTCAAGGGTTGGAACTGAAAAGGGAGTTAATCATGCCATTATCAAAAAATTTTTAAAACTTGATTCTTCTTTAATCATTGGAGGAGGAATTACCAGTAAAGACATAGAAGAACTTGAAAAACTGGGATTGAACAAATTTTTAGTGGGCACTGCATTGCATGCCAATAAATTATCCATTTAG
- a CDS encoding sortase yields MFITGFLILVITASGCTDYNTQKQIKHYEMGELSFDYPDTWNITSEDNSTVSFFDTENSYNVTIIEQRKPQGYSLKNSLNLNSAGNIDKNFQLISKNNLTINGLEAYENNYHLNDENGKKQRKEIWFEKNNKLYTIIYNGPIDGLDSKNEDFSGLNINLINSKSSFEKVVDSIQIKDNESVSSQSTRWAEISIPSIHAEWWITSKSVNTANSVYHLPNSYYPGEKGEMALMGHHTTHHAPFLHIDRLKTGDKVIIKDFLTQKKYIYEVEYNGDVRWGVKGKNIEYKASEQPKLLLITCYPPGYSRAAWIVHSKLVSVEPLDKGTETN; encoded by the coding sequence TTGTTTATAACTGGGTTTTTAATTTTAGTCATTACAGCATCAGGATGTACAGATTACAACACCCAGAAACAAATAAAACACTATGAAATGGGAGAATTATCATTTGATTATCCAGATACATGGAATATAACCAGTGAAGATAATTCTACTGTATCTTTTTTTGATACTGAAAATTCATACAATGTAACAATTATTGAACAAAGAAAACCACAGGGGTATTCTTTAAAGAATAGTTTAAATTTAAATTCTGCTGGAAATATCGACAAAAACTTCCAGCTTATATCAAAAAATAATTTAACTATAAATGGGCTTGAAGCATATGAAAACAATTACCATTTAAACGATGAAAACGGTAAAAAGCAAAGAAAAGAAATATGGTTCGAGAAAAACAATAAACTTTACACAATAATATATAACGGCCCTATTGATGGATTAGATAGTAAAAATGAGGATTTTTCAGGTTTAAATATAAATCTTATAAATAGCAAAAGCTCTTTTGAAAAAGTTGTTGACAGTATACAAATTAAAGACAATGAAAGCGTTTCAAGTCAATCCACCAGGTGGGCGGAAATTTCAATACCTTCAATTCATGCAGAATGGTGGATAACTTCTAAGTCAGTTAATACGGCTAATTCCGTATATCACCTTCCAAATAGTTACTATCCTGGAGAAAAGGGTGAAATGGCTTTAATGGGACATCATACAACACATCATGCTCCATTTTTACATATTGACAGACTGAAGACAGGAGATAAGGTAATAATAAAGGATTTCCTTACACAGAAGAAATATATATATGAAGTTGAGTACAATGGAGATGTTAGATGGGGTGTTAAGGGCAAAAATATTGAATATAAAGCAAGTGAACAACCTAAACTGCTTCTAATTACATGTTATCCTCCTGGATATTCAAGGGCAGCATGGATTGTCCATTCAAAGCTTGTTTCTGTAGAACCTTTAGATAAAGGAACAGAAACAAATTAA
- a CDS encoding KEOPS complex subunit Pcc1, which produces MNIPEYVKAKFKIEFESSDEAGLVLKAIEPELKTSPSERSSINTSLNGNTLKLVISAKDAPSLRASVNSCLRWIILSHDIQNLKSN; this is translated from the coding sequence ATGAACATTCCAGAATATGTAAAAGCCAAATTTAAAATAGAGTTTGAAAGTTCAGATGAAGCAGGTCTGGTTCTAAAAGCAATAGAACCCGAACTTAAAACTTCGCCATCTGAAAGATCGTCTATTAATACTAGTTTAAATGGAAATACCCTTAAATTAGTAATCAGTGCTAAAGATGCTCCATCTCTGCGAGCATCCGTTAATTCCTGTTTAAGGTGGATAATACTGTCACACGACATTCAAAATTTAAAATCTAACTAA
- a CDS encoding prefoldin subunit beta produces MELPQNVQHQLAQFQQVQQQAQAISIQKQNVDLQLKETEKALEELKKIEENGDVYKTAGTLLIKVKKDEMTKELEDKLETLQLREKTVKRQEERIMKRLQEMQASIQEAMQGPGVQ; encoded by the coding sequence ATGGAACTTCCTCAAAATGTACAGCATCAATTAGCTCAATTCCAGCAGGTGCAGCAACAGGCACAGGCAATTTCAATACAAAAGCAAAATGTTGATTTACAGCTTAAAGAAACTGAAAAAGCACTTGAAGAATTGAAAAAAATTGAAGAAAATGGAGATGTTTATAAAACTGCTGGAACCTTGCTGATAAAAGTAAAAAAAGATGAAATGACCAAAGAACTTGAAGATAAACTTGAAACATTGCAGCTTCGTGAAAAAACTGTTAAAAGACAGGAAGAACGGATCATGAAGAGGCTTCAGGAAATGCAGGCGTCTATCCAAGAAGCAATGCAGGGGCCAGGAGTACAGTAG
- a CDS encoding ribosomal biogenesis protein has product MFITTSRKPSAKTRSFCQSLSRALNSKYVNRGKMSFRDVLIKASQSGFQKIAVVSQMKGNPSRIEIYNEKGEILIILYISGVLLNLKGRIDSDKLSIRSEIDDLKKRLIKVLDIAEDHEKRNTNILWIRKGKGENKATLEFYDKHGSLIDPKIYVRRFE; this is encoded by the coding sequence ATGTTTATTACAACATCAAGGAAACCATCCGCTAAAACAAGGTCCTTTTGCCAGAGTTTGAGTCGTGCTTTAAATTCTAAGTACGTTAACCGGGGCAAAATGAGTTTCAGGGATGTTTTAATTAAAGCTTCACAATCTGGATTTCAGAAAATTGCGGTGGTTTCCCAGATGAAAGGAAACCCCAGCAGAATTGAAATATACAATGAAAAGGGTGAAATTCTCATAATTTTGTATATTTCAGGGGTGCTTTTAAATTTAAAAGGCAGAATAGATTCAGATAAGCTCAGCATAAGATCTGAAATTGATGATCTTAAAAAACGACTTATTAAAGTCTTAGATATAGCTGAAGACCACGAAAAACGGAATACTAATATTCTCTGGATTAGGAAGGGTAAAGGAGAAAATAAAGCTACTTTAGAGTTTTATGATAAACATGGTTCATTAATAGACCCTAAAATTTATGTAAGAAGATTTGAATGA
- a CDS encoding DNA-directed RNA polymerase subunit P, which translates to MYKCAKCGTLVDLKGYTEAKCPKCRYRILFKEIPPVKRDIKAR; encoded by the coding sequence TTGTACAAATGTGCAAAATGTGGTACTTTAGTGGATCTTAAGGGATATACTGAAGCTAAATGTCCTAAATGCAGATATAGAATTCTATTTAAAGAAATTCCACCAGTAAAAAGGGATATAAAAGCAAGATAA
- the xth gene encoding exodeoxyribonuclease III, producing the protein MTLRILSWNVNGLRAVHRKGFLKWFLEENPDILCIQETKATEDQLPKTLKRVDGYYSYFKGAEKKGYSGVALYTKIKPEMVEYGFGIKKFDDEGRIIIAHYKEFILLNIYFPNGKMSPERLLYKLEFYDALLDYVKNFKKMGKNMVICGDLNTAHKEIDLARPKANEKISGFLPEERAWIDKFLSHGYVDTFRMFNSEPDQYTWWSYRTRARERNVGWRLDYFFVNEEFQDKINASYILNDVIGSDHCPVGLEIEL; encoded by the coding sequence ATGACACTGCGGATCTTATCATGGAATGTTAACGGCTTAAGAGCGGTACATAGAAAAGGTTTTCTTAAATGGTTTTTAGAAGAAAATCCAGATATTCTATGCATTCAGGAAACAAAGGCTACTGAAGATCAATTACCAAAGACATTAAAAAGAGTTGATGGATATTATTCCTATTTTAAAGGTGCAGAAAAAAAAGGTTACAGCGGAGTTGCATTATATACTAAAATAAAGCCTGAAATGGTTGAATATGGCTTTGGAATCAAAAAATTTGATGATGAAGGCAGAATAATCATTGCACACTACAAAGAATTCATCCTTCTCAACATATATTTCCCTAACGGCAAGATGTCCCCTGAAAGACTTTTATATAAACTAGAATTCTATGATGCTCTTCTTGATTACGTGAAAAACTTTAAAAAAATGGGTAAAAACATGGTAATATGCGGAGACTTAAATACAGCCCATAAGGAAATTGATCTGGCAAGACCAAAGGCAAATGAAAAAATTTCTGGATTCTTACCTGAAGAACGCGCCTGGATTGATAAATTCTTAAGTCACGGATATGTTGATACTTTCCGAATGTTCAACAGCGAACCTGATCAGTATACATGGTGGAGTTACAGAACCAGAGCAAGAGAAAGAAACGTAGGATGGAGACTGGATTATTTCTTCGTTAATGAAGAGTTCCAGGATAAAATAAATGCATCATATATTCTTAATGACGTAATTGGTTCTGACCATTGCCCTGTTGGATTAGAAATTGAACTATAA
- a CDS encoding PfkB family carbohydrate kinase has protein sequence MPKIALIGPLSKDRVIKENMMHKSAGGPVYYQSSVMKSLKINVSALITLSKSDKTLLKEFRKNIEIIPSFRNKTIEFQNIYPTDDPDFRIQKANIPCNPITIENIVDLNLEDVEVILLGPLCPYDIPLETVEFLSKFNIPLYLGAQGYLRHLKGDEIVLSPWNDFKKFLKFIKILFLDENEAKIILNEDISLPETAKILASFGPEEVIITCGSHGAVIYSKKLNKTYKIPAFKANHVLDPTGLGDTFMAAYSVRKLEIEDPEECGIFAAAAAAIKLEKNGPFRENRDLIEEKMKIS, from the coding sequence ATGCCTAAAATAGCACTCATAGGTCCATTATCTAAAGACAGAGTCATAAAAGAGAACATGATGCATAAATCTGCCGGAGGACCTGTTTATTATCAATCAAGTGTGATGAAAAGCCTTAAAATAAATGTCAGCGCCCTTATTACCCTTTCAAAGAGTGATAAAACATTATTAAAAGAATTTAGAAAAAATATTGAAATAATTCCATCATTTAGAAATAAAACCATTGAATTTCAAAATATATACCCTACAGATGACCCTGATTTCAGGATACAAAAGGCCAATATTCCCTGTAATCCAATAACTATAGAAAATATAGTGGATTTAAATTTAGAAGACGTTGAAGTCATTCTTTTAGGGCCTCTCTGTCCCTATGACATTCCCCTTGAAACAGTTGAATTTTTGTCTAAATTCAATATTCCCCTGTATCTTGGAGCACAGGGATATTTAAGGCATTTAAAAGGAGATGAAATCGTTTTAAGTCCATGGAATGACTTTAAAAAGTTCCTAAAATTTATTAAAATTCTGTTTTTAGATGAAAATGAAGCAAAGATAATTCTGAATGAGGATATATCATTACCTGAAACTGCAAAAATTCTGGCGTCCTTTGGCCCAGAAGAGGTAATTATTACATGTGGAAGTCATGGAGCAGTGATATATTCAAAGAAATTAAATAAAACGTATAAAATACCTGCTTTTAAAGCAAATCATGTATTGGATCCCACAGGATTGGGAGATACGTTTATGGCAGCCTATTCTGTAAGAAAACTCGAAATAGAAGATCCTGAAGAGTGCGGAATATTTGCTGCAGCTGCTGCTGCAATAAAACTTGAAAAAAACGGCCCTTTTAGGGAAAATAGGGATTTAATTGAAGAAAAAATGAAAATTTCCTAA
- a CDS encoding SWIM zinc finger family protein has translation MVNRMNEGFRLYKKGNVEIELFDDDLMIFNVMGSRKEKYQVSMNENMWMCDCDDYQFRSEREPGSFICKHLWAAFFEVMEMKNEG, from the coding sequence ATGGTAAACAGGATGAATGAAGGGTTTAGATTATATAAAAAAGGGAATGTAGAAATTGAATTATTTGATGATGATTTAATGATATTTAATGTAATGGGCTCAAGAAAAGAAAAATATCAAGTTAGTATGAATGAAAATATGTGGATGTGCGATTGCGATGACTATCAGTTCAGAAGTGAGAGAGAGCCAGGTAGTTTCATTTGCAAGCATCTCTGGGCTGCTTTTTTTGAAGTTATGGAAATGAAAAATGAAGGTTAA